From one Thermodesulfobacteriota bacterium genomic stretch:
- a CDS encoding Na-translocating system protein MpsC family protein, whose amino-acid sequence MTLLPGVPDVTVLAESIGRLYGDAMGRAPERVEVCLSPGLLSALLCDCVCPAEAALGSEETGSRILREYHDACAGELKGPLDALARRTVGQGVVCAWLTSAPGTRHKVLFAVLT is encoded by the coding sequence ATGACGCTTCTTCCCGGTGTGCCCGACGTGACCGTCCTCGCGGAGAGCATAGGGCGGCTCTATGGAGACGCGATGGGTCGCGCGCCCGAACGGGTGGAAGTCTGCTTGAGTCCGGGGCTGCTGAGCGCCTTGCTGTGCGATTGCGTCTGTCCGGCAGAGGCGGCGCTGGGGTCGGAGGAAACGGGGAGCCGGATTCTGCGAGAGTATCACGACGCCTGTGCCGGCGAGCTCAAGGGTCCCCTCGACGCCCTCGCGCGCCGGACTGTGGGCCAAGGCGTGGTCTGCGCGTGGCTGACCAGTGCGCCAGGCACCCGCCACAAAGTGCTGTTCGCCGTACTTACGTGA
- a CDS encoding DNA-binding protein encodes MRTVVLEFRSLEDALAKAARVMERGQADREVRIGFATSELLWKVLTANRWNLLKALCGAGPVSIREGARRVGRDVKAVHGDVRALLEAGVVTRTPEGRIEFPYDAVKVEFLLRAA; translated from the coding sequence ATGCGCACGGTCGTTCTTGAATTTCGCTCGCTGGAAGATGCGCTGGCGAAAGCCGCGCGCGTGATGGAGAGGGGGCAGGCAGATCGGGAAGTGCGCATCGGCTTCGCCACCTCCGAGCTCCTGTGGAAGGTGCTCACCGCCAACCGCTGGAACCTTCTCAAGGCCCTGTGCGGCGCCGGCCCGGTCTCGATCCGAGAAGGGGCGCGCAGGGTCGGGCGCGACGTCAAGGCGGTCCACGGCGACGTCCGGGCGCTCCTGGAAGCCGGGGTGGTCACCCGGACCCCGGAGGGCCGCATCGAGTTCCCCTACGACGCCGTGAAGGTCGAGTTCCTGTTGCGGGCTGCGTAG
- a CDS encoding type II toxin-antitoxin system HicA family toxin: MKRHELITYLRSQGCEFVREGSRHSWWQNRAHNKRSAVPRHTEISNDLARKICRDLGVPPIR; this comes from the coding sequence ATGAAGAGGCATGAACTGATCACGTACCTGCGGTCGCAGGGGTGTGAGTTCGTGCGGGAAGGCAGCCGTCACTCTTGGTGGCAGAACCGCGCCCACAACAAGCGGTCCGCCGTCCCGAGGCATACCGAGATCAGCAACGATCTTGCGAGGAAGATCTGCCGTGACCTCGGAGTGCCTCCGATTCGGTGA
- a CDS encoding DUF2294 domain-containing protein yields MAGRTHGVMQDEIAKAFVQFEREYKGRGPKEASCFLIGDLVLVRLKGVLTPAEQHLSKTAEGVDLVKRVRSKLVEGAQHLVYALVQDVTGRRVLSMHADISTQTGERIFVFTLDAAP; encoded by the coding sequence ATGGCGGGACGGACCCACGGGGTGATGCAAGACGAGATCGCGAAGGCCTTCGTCCAGTTCGAGAGAGAATACAAGGGGCGAGGACCCAAGGAGGCGTCTTGTTTCCTCATCGGCGACCTCGTACTGGTTCGGCTGAAGGGCGTGCTGACGCCGGCCGAGCAGCACCTGAGCAAGACCGCGGAGGGGGTGGATCTCGTGAAGCGGGTGCGCTCGAAGCTCGTCGAGGGAGCCCAGCACCTGGTGTACGCGCTGGTGCAAGACGTCACGGGGCGCAGGGTCCTCTCGATGCACGCCGACATCAGCACCCAGACCGGCGAACGGATCTTCGTGTTCACCCTCGACGCGGCCCCCTGA